From the genome of Neodiprion pinetum isolate iyNeoPine1 chromosome 3, iyNeoPine1.2, whole genome shotgun sequence, one region includes:
- the Set8 gene encoding histone-lysine N-methyltransferase Set8 isoform X2, with the protein MTRTDSEDSEKPNAGDNTNTSKIFYRESPSTVLDNVQNPAKKSLKKGRRKLNPNNTDGQGLLKMTANRTNHKLTDYFPVRRSVRKCKRTVLEEQQRDMENKVLCQVQDGLKIQEFIGKGRGIVTTREFRKGDFVVEYIGDLIDQNMAKKREAEYARDHSTGCYMYYFKHRNQQYCVDATPESDKLGRLVNHSRNGNLIARVIEVGSIPHLVLTAKDDVPRGVEVTYDYGDRSRESIRNHPWLAL; encoded by the exons ATGACAAGAACAGATTCTGAAGATTCTGAAAAACCAAATGCTGGTGATAATACAAATACGAGCAAGATATTTTATCGAGAGTCTCCCAGTACTGTGCTGGACAATGTACAAAATCCTGCCAAAAAGTCATTGAAAAAAGGTCGTAGAAAACTCAATCCAAACAACACCGATGGACAAGGATTACTAAAAATGACTGCGAATAGAACCAATCACAAATTAACAGACTATTTCCCAGTTCGTAGAAGTGTTCGTAAATGTAAAAGAACTGTGTTAGAAGAACAACAGAGGGACATGGAAAATAAGGTTCTATGTCAGGTGCAGGATGGGCTGAAAATACAAGAGTTCATTGGTAAGGGCAGAGGAATTGTTACAACGAGAGAATTTCGGAAAGGTGACTTTGTGGTAGAATATATCGGTGACCTGATTGATCAAAATATGGCTAAAAAACGAGAAGCTGAATATGCTCGAGATCACAGTACAGGATGTTACATGTACTACTTCAAGCACCGTAACCAACAGTATTG TGTGGATGCAACACCAGAATCAGATAAGTTAGGCAGATTAGTAAATCATTCTCGTAATGGTAATCTGATTGCACGTGTGATAGAAGTTGGATCTATACCACATTTAGTCCTTACGGCTAAAGATGACGTACCACGTGGTGTTGAAGTGACTTATGACTATGGAGACCGTAGTCGAGAATCTATCCGTAATCATCCATGGTTAGCATTGTAA
- the Set8 gene encoding histone-lysine N-methyltransferase set-1 isoform X1 — MYKMDIHLRSGHRQKKLDTTDNQKQFLNNLEDQFSCTRSSPRRQNGFDQQLFKTDETPVAVPVNGPPTPHRINMTRTDSEDSEKPNAGDNTNTSKIFYRESPSTVLDNVQNPAKKSLKKGRRKLNPNNTDGQGLLKMTANRTNHKLTDYFPVRRSVRKCKRTVLEEQQRDMENKVLCQVQDGLKIQEFIGKGRGIVTTREFRKGDFVVEYIGDLIDQNMAKKREAEYARDHSTGCYMYYFKHRNQQYCVDATPESDKLGRLVNHSRNGNLIARVIEVGSIPHLVLTAKDDVPRGVEVTYDYGDRSRESIRNHPWLAL, encoded by the exons ATGTACAAAATGGATATTCATCTTCGATCAGGACACAGGcaaaaaaaacttgacacCACCGATAATCAGAAAcagtttttaaataatttagaaGATCAATTTTCATGCACTAGGAGTTCACCAAGGCGACAAAATGGGTTTGATCAGCAGCTGTTCAAGACAGATG AAACTCCAGTTGCTGTACCAGTCAATGGACCTCCAACTCCGCATCGGATCAATATGACAAGAACAGATTCTGAAGATTCTGAAAAACCAAATGCTGGTGATAATACAAATACGAGCAAGATATTTTATCGAGAGTCTCCCAGTACTGTGCTGGACAATGTACAAAATCCTGCCAAAAAGTCATTGAAAAAAGGTCGTAGAAAACTCAATCCAAACAACACCGATGGACAAGGATTACTAAAAATGACTGCGAATAGAACCAATCACAAATTAACAGACTATTTCCCAGTTCGTAGAAGTGTTCGTAAATGTAAAAGAACTGTGTTAGAAGAACAACAGAGGGACATGGAAAATAAGGTTCTATGTCAGGTGCAGGATGGGCTGAAAATACAAGAGTTCATTGGTAAGGGCAGAGGAATTGTTACAACGAGAGAATTTCGGAAAGGTGACTTTGTGGTAGAATATATCGGTGACCTGATTGATCAAAATATGGCTAAAAAACGAGAAGCTGAATATGCTCGAGATCACAGTACAGGATGTTACATGTACTACTTCAAGCACCGTAACCAACAGTATTG TGTGGATGCAACACCAGAATCAGATAAGTTAGGCAGATTAGTAAATCATTCTCGTAATGGTAATCTGATTGCACGTGTGATAGAAGTTGGATCTATACCACATTTAGTCCTTACGGCTAAAGATGACGTACCACGTGGTGTTGAAGTGACTTATGACTATGGAGACCGTAGTCGAGAATCTATCCGTAATCATCCATGGTTAGCATTGTAA